The genomic interval TATCATCTTGATACTCAATATTAAAACTATAGCAATATAATATCTAAAACAGAGATCACTATCCACTATCCATAAAAAGACAAGGGCATTTGTATTATTTCATCAAGATATCGAGTCTGTCACCGAAGTAATATTAGAATATTACATCAGCGACCTTTAAGTTGTATTAACCCATACCAATTGATACTCCAAATCCTAGTATAAAACCAAGGATAGCTCCAAACGTTGTCAACCATTCCTTTTCCTTATGAGCTTTTGGTATCATGTCATAATGAAGCATGTAAAAAATCCCTCCTGCAGATAGTGCAAGAATAATACCAATTGCCGTCTCCATTCCTTTCATAAAAAATAATCCAACAAGACCCATAATAACAGGAATAATTGAAATTATGGCAGTTGCAATGAAAATGTTTTTTATTTTATTGAGAGGCGAATTGCTCTCCTTCATTTCATGAAAAGAGGCTACACCCTCCGTCACATTTTGAATTCCAATTAGAATGGCAAGAGCTGCAGCTGAGCCCATAGAGCCTACCGCGGCACCTATTGCCAATGATTCAGGTATAGAATCCATACCCATGCCAAATAAAATACCAGCTCCACCACCTTTTTTTTCCGCCAACCAATCAAGAAAAGAGAATAAAACTGCACCAGATACAAATGCAATAATTGTTACTAGCAATCCAACTAACTTATCGGCTTCTACTACCATTTCAAATATTGCTGCCGCTATTAGGATACCTGCCCCAAAAGAAGTCAGGGCCAAAACCGCCCTGCGAGAAAAATTTATTTTTTTAGCCATATATATGCCAAGAAAAGATGTGAAACCAGCAAAGGACGTTAAAGCTACAGTTCGAACAATTTCAAATGAGTCTATATTCAAACCTATGATATCCGTGATCATGTGATGGTTATTTTGAACAATCAAGCAGGATATTTATTGATTTTGATATAGTGGGTATCGAAACCAATTAACCTACATTTGATTTTTTGACGACTAAATACTAGATGAAAAGAAAAATAACAATTAGATCTTACAGGCAACATTAATCGAACTTTATACATCAGCAAAATAAGAAAATCTTCATCTTCTTTCGCTCGTATTTACAACATGATATTTTTAAGCCAGGAGATTTTTCTTCAATAATAAATCAAAGAAAAGAAGGAAGGAACTTTTATCTATATATCTATCAATTGATTAATTATGAAGATCATTAATGCTGCCTCCGAAACACCTGGTATGACAAAGGAAGAAGCAGAGAAATTTCTTGAAAGTAAATTGAATTTGCAGTTGGCTACTGTCGATGAACGAGGTGATCCAAACATTCAACCCGTCTGGTTTTACTACGACAAAGATAAAGAAAAACTTTGGATAAACACATCTAAATCAGCTAAGAAAACTCAAAATATCCGAAAAAGGTCGACAATTTATTTTTCAATCGATGATGAAAATCCTCCAGTTAGAGGTGTTAAAGGCAAAGGTGTTGCAAACATAATAGAAGATCTTGATATAGTTGGACCGCTAGGAGATAAAATTAGTTTGAAATATCTTGGTACATTGGATCACCCAATAGCAAAAATGATATCGGAAGAATCAAAGAAGGGAGAAGTTGTACTTATTGAAATTAATCCAAAGTTTTATTCTACTTGGGATTATGGTAAAATGCAGTTTTGATTTATGACCATCTATTTTTATTCTTTTTTACTAGTAATTAAAAACCGATTTCTATATAATATATATTCGTCCTAAAAATGTAATTATTGATTTACTGTTACTTTGGTGGTACTATGTTTATACCTAAGATGATAAGAGAACAATAAAAAGTAAAAAAAACTTTTCATAACACCAAGAAAGACTGATTGTCTATTTAAATTTTCTAACAATCATTGATTGTTGTATCCTTAATTCCAGGATAATTAAAGAAATGACGGTCACAAAACAAAATAATTGAAAACTACGTCTTATTTCATAATCCTTATCAAAATTCAGGATATACAGCTAAGATAAATTCTACTATCTTTCAATCTAATCATATGACTGAAGTAAAAAAAATTCCAGATGGATATCATTCTGTAACACCCGCTTTAATTGTACAGAATGGGTTAAAGGCTATTGAGTATTATGCTAGAGTATTTGGAGCTCACCAACGAGCATGCATGATGATGCCTGATGGAAAGAAAGTTGCTCATGCCGAACTCGAAATAGGGGATTCAGTAATCATGATTGGAGACGAGTTTCCAGAAATGAAATTTCTTTCACCATCGACAATTGGAGGAAGCCCTATTTCATTGGTTTTATATGTTGAGGACGTAGACAAAACGTTTGATCTTGCAGTATCTGAAGGGGCAAGGGTTTTAGATCCAGTAGCTGATCAATTTTGGGGTGACCGACATGGAAGCATTGAGGATCCTTTTGGACATCGATGGTCTATAATGACACACATAAAGGATCTTACCCCCGAGGAAATGAAAAGAGCAGCAGAAGAGGCTTTTGCGAAAATGTCAAAATAGAACACAAAGTGTTCTGACAAAAGTCTTCTACGAGATAATGCAGATTAAATAGAGTATGAAGGTAACATGATAATAAAGTAGCAATTCTATTTCTTTAGAACGTTCCATATTTTGTACCATTTAGAAGTATAATGCCTGTGTTAGACTGATTGTCTATAAAGATTTCTAGAATGAATAAAGATAATAAGAGAAAGAAAATAATAAACATATCAATTAGAAGTTCGCATGGGGAGCCTTCTCATGCTTTTGTTAGAATTAGTAAGATGGATAAAAGAGAGCGGTTATGCGATCCTCTTACTTTTTCAACTTAATTAACGTGGTTTTCATGATTTGTGATATATATACCGACCATTATTTTTGATGCTTAATACATGCTGGTAGCTTCATTACTTTGTC from Candidatus Nitrosocosmicus hydrocola carries:
- a CDS encoding pyridoxamine 5'-phosphate oxidase family protein, whose product is MKIINAASETPGMTKEEAEKFLESKLNLQLATVDERGDPNIQPVWFYYDKDKEKLWINTSKSAKKTQNIRKRSTIYFSIDDENPPVRGVKGKGVANIIEDLDIVGPLGDKISLKYLGTLDHPIAKMISEESKKGEVVLIEINPKFYSTWDYGKMQF
- a CDS encoding VOC family protein: MTEVKKIPDGYHSVTPALIVQNGLKAIEYYARVFGAHQRACMMMPDGKKVAHAELEIGDSVIMIGDEFPEMKFLSPSTIGGSPISLVLYVEDVDKTFDLAVSEGARVLDPVADQFWGDRHGSIEDPFGHRWSIMTHIKDLTPEEMKRAAEEAFAKMSK
- a CDS encoding ZIP family metal transporter; its protein translation is MITDIIGLNIDSFEIVRTVALTSFAGFTSFLGIYMAKKINFSRRAVLALTSFGAGILIAAAIFEMVVEADKLVGLLVTIIAFVSGAVLFSFLDWLAEKKGGGAGILFGMGMDSIPESLAIGAAVGSMGSAAALAILIGIQNVTEGVASFHEMKESNSPLNKIKNIFIATAIISIIPVIMGLVGLFFMKGMETAIGIILALSAGGIFYMLHYDMIPKAHKEKEWLTTFGAILGFILGFGVSIGMG